The following DNA comes from Nicotiana sylvestris chromosome 10, ASM39365v2, whole genome shotgun sequence.
gaagtttgacttatatgaggggcacggtgacccagtagcccatctgcgtggtttctgtagcaaaatgagaggtgctgggggaaaggatgaattgttgatagcatatttcggtcaaagcctgagcgggtcagcgctagaatggtacacgaggcaagaccccggccgatggtatacatgggatgatttggcacaagcattcattggccattttcaatataacctcgagatagtccccaatcgtctgtcattgttgaaactagaaaagaaacctggggaaagtttcagagagtttggtttctgctggagggaacaagctgtaAGGGTTTatcctcccatgagggagagtgagatggtagattacatcttgcaaacattggaacctacctattttggtcatctagtgacatctgtcggaaagtcatttaatgaagtggtaaagatgggagccatgattgaagaaggattgaaagctaacaagatattgagttactcggcattgaaagcaaccactcaggccatccaaaacggtactggtggtgtgcttgggaaaaagaagaaagagaagttgctacagttgaagctagtgcttggtccatgcccaataaccctccactctactacaaccaaccgagaccccaccacccaaactaccaatataccccatatagcacaccgcaacactattatccaccaccagaaccacacttttctatccactacgcccagacctacaccaaacccccagtgcactcgcaatggcgtacaccaagtccccaaaatacacagtcacacccacaaaacacctatccacctcccagggcaaacagaccaggaaccaacttccgcccaaaccaagcttttagaagtgagaaggccccaaacaaaaaaacctttactccactgggagaatcttacactgctctcttccatagattgaaacagttgggaatgttgaccccagttgaatccaaagcaccaaaccctctTCCCataaacctggaccactctgttaggtGCGAGTATTGCttagggatgccggggcacgatactgaaaaatgttggaagttgaaaaacgtgatacaagagctcattgataatcgccgtattgaagtacaaGCTCCAGaagccccgaacatcaatcaaaatccgttaccagcacattacgaggccaacatgatcgaactgatacataagggggcagagcctaaaaaaccttcgcaggtggttatggtaaTTCGTTCTCGGAAGCCAAAGAGAAGACAGtaagtgcaaggccagtggttcagttaaaagcaataaaagacaagccagtgttggtaatgggaaaacGACCAGTTGTGGCTGCAGaaaagccagagccagtcaagttaatggtaccagggtcatcatctgcacccgtggtggttgtgaaaaGAGCTTACatagaaccggttgtcataaaaccggtagtccagttacccgtggttgatagcaaagccgtaccgtggaggtatgacaaggtagtggtgacatacaaaggaaaggaaatggaggaagagagttgtgaagcacaaggactaacccggtcgggacgttgtttcgctCCTGAAGAGTTGTGAAAGGCTAGGGGCGCTAAAGAAAATCCAGTGCCAGTCAAAaaggctgtgacggaagaagaggcagaagagtttctgaaaaagatgaaagtacaagattattccattgttgaacaactgagaaaaacaccggcccaaatctcgttgttatCATTATTGATTCACTccgatgagcattgccgagctttgatgaagatattgaatgaggctcatgtgcctgacaaaattttaGTAAACCatctagagacaattgccaacaagatcttcgAAGTGAAcggggtagcattttctgatgatgaattgcttgtggaaggcacagaacacaacaaggctctctatttgacggtcaaatgtgaaggttcaacggttactcgggcactgatcgataacgggtcgagcgctaatatttgcacgttgaaCAAGTTAATGATTGATGAGGATAGAGTCCGAAAGAATAGCATTTATGTTCGAGgattcgacggagggggaacaaacacagtaggggatattgtactcgaattgagtattggcccagtcgaattcactatggaatttcaggtattagatgctgcagtatcctataatcttttgttgggtcgaccatggattcacgtggccaaagccgtgccttccacgctgcaccaaatggtcaaatttgagtgggacagacaagaaattgtgttacatggggaagatcccacatgcgccatgaatgatgccattgtgccctttatagaagcCGAAGATGATAAATGACCCTGgatttatcaggtcttcgacatgGTCCCGGTAAGCAGAGTGCCCGAAGGTCAAAACATGCCATGCCCTAGGGTGGCAGCTGCGActgtcatggtagtatcagaaatgctgaatagcgggttcgtgccagggaaatgactgggggctgaacttcagggcattattcaacctgtgtcccttcccaaaaatctggacaccttcggattaggtttcaaaccaacagcggcaaatgttagaagggcccgtaaatcgaggaagaaagcttgggttcttcctaaACCTATCCCATGTTTGTCCAGGTCCTTTGTCAGGCCTGGtagcaagaaacagtcattggcaaagatgttAGGTTCATTCATTGGGGCAGAGGgtaatttggataaggtgttcgagagagtatttgctgaagtaaacatggttgagtccGGGGAAGGGTCGAGCAGAGCGGATATACactacatcggaccacatgctaacatcaacaattgggaagctactcctcttccaattcggagggggtcgtggtagtgggttttgttttccttttgtcacctggattattccagggtttgtaatccagttgctatgttccgtccgtttggatgagttaaaaccctgttgtctttacatttaatgaaatgcaattttcttcgtctcTAATTCtccttccattttcttttcttttcttttgtacagttctttttatgctgatatcaatgatatgacatgcatggggaatcttcggcccagttttaaaagccaatctagctcagaagtaataatacaagagatcgagtgtggtgatggggtggattgtaacaatgatgaagcttatgaggaaattagtaaagaattaagttattttgaagaaaaacccaaacctaacctaaatgacacagaagcagttaatctaggggattaagacaatgtgcgggaaactaaaataagtgttcatttggggccacaactcaaggaggagataattaaagtactgcatgagtacaaagatgtctttgcatggtcatatgatgatatgccaggtttGAGCACCGATTTgatggttcacaaattacccactgatccggcacttcCCCTTGTCaaacagaagttgagaaagttcaaaacggacataagtgtgaagatcaaagaagagattaccaagcagtttgaggcgaaggtcattcaggttacacggtaccccacttggttagctaatgtcgtgcctgtgccgaagaaagacggcaagaccagggtgtgcatcgattatcgagaccttaacaaagcaagtccaaaagataatttgccattgcccaacatccatatactgatcgacagatgtgccaaacatgatattggctcttttgtggattgttatgcaggttatcatcaaattctaatggacaaggaagatgcagaaaagacggcattcatcacgccgtggggaacgtattgttattggGTCATGCTGTTTGGATTAAAAAATGTCGGggaaacttatatgagggccatgacaaccatattccatgatatgatacatcgggagatcgaggtgtatgtggatgatgtgatcgtgaagtctagacagcaatccgtccatgtcagagatttgagaatgttctttcaaaggcttcgtaggtacaatcttaagctcaatcctacaaAATGTGCTTTcagggtgccatctgggaagttgttggggttaaTAGTCAGCTGGCgtggtattgaattagacccatcgaagatcaaagccattcaggagttgccacctccaagaaacaaaaccgaggtgatgagtttattgggaagattgaactatatcagcaggttcattgctcagctcacggcaacgtgtgaaccaattttcaagttattgaagaaagatgccgcggtcaattggactgatgaatgtcaggaggcttttgataagataaaggggtatttgtcaaacccacccatgTTGGTTCCACCAGAACCATGGAggcctttgattttatatctgacagttgtggacggTTCATTCGGCTGTCTACTagggcagcacgatgttacgggcagaaaggagcaggctatttacaatctcagcaagaagttcacatcttacgaggttaagtatacttatctacaaaggacatgttgcgccctaacttgggtggcacagaagttgaaacattatttgtcatcttacactacttaccttatatctcgcttggacccattgaagtatatttttcagaaacccatgcccacaggaaggcttgcaaagtggcagatcttgcttacagagttcgacattatatATGTGACActgactgccatgaaagcacaggcattagccgatcatttggctgagaaccccgtcgatgaagattatgagcctttgaaaacctatttccctgatgaagaggtgatgcacattgatgaattggaacaagctgagaagtcgggatggaaacttttctttgatggggctgcaaatatgaaaggcgtgggaataggagcagtacttatttcggaaacaggtcagcattaccctgttacggctcggcttcgtttctattgtacaaacaacatggcagaatatgaggcgtgtatattgggattgatattagctgtggatatgggtgtacgggaagtcttggtcatgggtgactcggacttactggtacaccagattcaaggagaatgggaaacacaggaTTTGAAACTTATACcatatcggcagtgtctgcatgagctttgccagcattttcaggccatagaattcaggcacattccaaggattcataatgaggttgctgacgctttggcgaCTTTGGCGTCAAtattgcaccatccagataaggcttatgttgatccattgcagattcaggtccgtgatcagcatgcttactgtaatgtgatagaagagaaAATCGATGGaaaaccgtggttccatgatatcaaagagtataTTAGAGCGGGAGTATATCCAACACAGgacaccggtgatcagaaaagaacaattcggcgattggcaagcgggtttttccttagtggaggggtgctgtacaaaagaactccagatctcgggttgtTGAGGTGTATAGATGCAAGGCAAGCCACAACTATAATGACTGAGGtgcatgccggagtttgtggaccacatatgagtgggtatgttctagcaaaaaagattctctgagcgggttattattggctcacgatggagcgggattgtatcagttttgtgcataagtgtcatcaatgccaagtacatggagatttgattcattctccgccatcagaattacatatgatgtccgcaccatggccttttgttgcatggggcatggatgttttagggccaattgatccagcagcatcaaatgggcacaggtttattctggtagctatagattattttaccaaatgggtggaagctaagacgttcaagtctgtgactaagaaagctgtagtcgcttcgtgcattcaaatatcatctgtcggtttgggattccaaaggtaatcatcacaaataatggggctaatcttaatagtcatttgatgaaggagacatgtgagcagtttaagattacttaCAGGCattctactccgtaccgtcccaaggcaaatggtgcggttgaagcagccaataagaatataaagaaaatactccggaagatggttgaaggatctagacagtggcatgagaaattatctTTTGCTTTGTTAGGATATCGTACCACCGtccgtacctcggtgggggcaactccttattctttggtatatggtactgaggcagtaatacccgcagaagtggaaatcccatcactgcgaatcattgcagaggctgagatcgatgatgatgaatgggtaaaaa
Coding sequences within:
- the LOC138880001 gene encoding uncharacterized protein, whose amino-acid sequence is MGKRPVVAAEKPEPVKLMVPGSSSAPVVVVKRAYIEPVVIKPVVQLPVVDSKAVPWRGAKENPVPVKKAVTEEEAEEFLKKMKVQDYSIVEQLRKTPAQISLLSLLIHSDEHCRALMKILNEAHVPDKILVNHLETIANKIFEVNGVAFSDDELLVEGTEHNKALYLTVKCEGSTVTRALIDNGSSANICTLNKLMIDEDRVRKNSIYVRGFDGGGTNTVGDIVFDMVPVSRVPEGQNMPCPRVAAATVMVVSEMLNSGSFVRPGSKKQSLAKMLGSFIGAEGLSTDLMVHKLPTDPALPLVKQKLRKFKTDISVKIKEEITKQVPSGKLLGLIVSWRGIELDPSKIKAIQELPPPRNKTEEAFDKIKGYLSNPPMLVPPEPWRPLILYLTVVDGSFGCLLGQHDVTGRKEQAIYNLSKKFTSYEIQGEWETQDLKLIPYRQCLHELCQHFQAIEFRHIPRIHNEVADALATLASILHHPDKAYVDPLQIQVRDQHAYCNVIEEKIDGKPWFHDIKEYIRAGVYPTQDTGDQKRTIRRLASGFFLSGGVLYKRTPDLGLLRCIDARQATTIMTEVHAGVCGPHMSGYVLAKKIL